The following are encoded together in the Robertmurraya sp. FSL R5-0851 genome:
- the purF gene encoding amidophosphoribosyltransferase, whose protein sequence is MLAELKGLNEECGIFGIWGHPDAAQLTYYGLHSLQHRGQEGTGMVVSDQKRLKGLKGEGLVAEIFTAKAMEEMTGCAAIGHVRYATAGGGGYENVQPLLFNSQTGSLALAHNGNLVNANQLKLQLEGQGSIFQTSSDTEVLAHLIRRGGFSSIKDRVKTALTMLKGAYAFLIMTEDELMVALDPNGMRPLSIAKLGDAYVVASETCAFDVVGAEFVRDVLPGELITINANGIHSEMYSIASNQAMCTMEYVYFSRPDSNIQGINVHTARKAMGKKLALEVPIEADVVTGVPDSSISAAIGYAEQSGIPYEMGLIKNRYVGRTFIQPSQTLREQGVKMKLSPVRGVVEGKRVIMVDDSIVRGTTSRRIVTMLKEAGAKEVHVVISSPPIQNPCFYGIDTSTREELIASKLSPEEIREMIGADSLTFLSVEGMLEAIGKDPREDQCGQCLACFTGKYPTEIYPTELTLETVK, encoded by the coding sequence ATGCTTGCTGAGCTAAAGGGGTTAAATGAAGAGTGTGGTATCTTTGGTATTTGGGGACATCCGGACGCTGCACAACTCACGTATTACGGATTGCATAGCCTTCAACACCGTGGTCAGGAAGGAACGGGAATGGTCGTTTCTGATCAAAAGAGATTGAAGGGCTTAAAAGGGGAAGGTCTTGTTGCCGAGATCTTTACGGCCAAGGCGATGGAAGAAATGACGGGCTGTGCGGCAATTGGGCATGTTCGTTATGCAACAGCTGGAGGAGGCGGTTACGAGAATGTTCAACCGCTTCTCTTCAACTCACAGACGGGCAGTCTTGCTCTTGCGCACAATGGAAACCTTGTGAATGCGAATCAGCTGAAGCTTCAGCTTGAGGGACAAGGAAGTATTTTTCAAACGAGTTCTGATACAGAAGTGCTAGCCCATTTAATTCGTCGCGGTGGATTTTCATCGATTAAAGATCGTGTAAAAACCGCTTTAACGATGTTAAAAGGAGCTTACGCCTTCTTGATTATGACAGAAGATGAGTTAATGGTTGCTCTTGATCCGAACGGCATGCGACCATTATCCATTGCTAAACTGGGTGACGCGTATGTGGTGGCATCAGAGACTTGTGCCTTTGACGTAGTTGGTGCGGAATTCGTTCGCGATGTATTGCCAGGTGAGTTAATTACCATTAATGCAAATGGCATTCATTCAGAAATGTATTCCATTGCATCAAACCAAGCGATGTGTACGATGGAATATGTGTATTTTTCAAGACCGGATAGCAATATTCAAGGAATTAATGTTCATACGGCAAGAAAAGCAATGGGGAAAAAACTTGCCTTGGAAGTACCGATTGAAGCGGATGTCGTAACGGGTGTACCTGATTCTAGTATTTCCGCAGCGATTGGTTATGCAGAGCAATCTGGTATTCCTTATGAAATGGGTTTAATTAAAAACCGTTATGTGGGTCGTACGTTTATTCAGCCATCTCAAACTTTGCGTGAACAGGGAGTGAAGATGAAGCTTTCTCCCGTTCGTGGAGTGGTTGAGGGCAAGCGTGTCATTATGGTGGATGATTCGATTGTTAGAGGGACAACAAGCCGTAGAATCGTCACGATGTTGAAGGAAGCGGGAGCAAAGGAAGTCCATGTGGTCATTAGTTCTCCTCCGATTCAAAATCCGTGTTTCTATGGAATTGATACGTCTACAAGAGAAGAGTTAATTGCGTCTAAGCTTTCGCCTGAAGAAATTCGAGAGATGATTGGTGCGGATTCGCTCACATTCTTGAGTGTGGAGGGAATGCTTGAAGCAATCGGGAAGGATCCACGAGAGGATCAATGCGGACAGTGCTTAGCTTGCTTTACTGGTAAATACCCAACGGAAATTTATCCAACGGAACTAACACTAGAAACGGTCAAATAA
- the purQ gene encoding phosphoribosylformylglycinamidine synthase subunit PurQ, whose translation MKFAVIVFPGSNCDIDMYHAIKDELGEEVEYVWHDATSLDGFDAILLPGGFSYGDYLRTGAIARFSNVMQEVVKAAEAGKPVLGVCNGFQILLEAGLLPGAMRRNESLKFICKNVELRVENNETMFSGSYKQGETIQIPVAHGEGNYYCDEETLTRLKENKQIVFTYTNNPNGSLADIAGIMNEQGNVLGMMPHPERAVDELLGGADGVKLFQSIVKQWRDSHVVKA comes from the coding sequence GTGAAATTTGCGGTAATCGTGTTTCCTGGCTCAAACTGTGACATCGATATGTATCATGCGATTAAGGATGAACTAGGAGAAGAAGTAGAATACGTATGGCATGACGCAACCAGCTTAGACGGATTTGATGCCATCCTTTTACCAGGTGGATTTTCTTACGGTGATTACCTAAGAACAGGTGCTATTGCTCGCTTTAGTAACGTCATGCAGGAAGTCGTGAAGGCAGCTGAAGCTGGTAAGCCGGTACTCGGTGTATGTAACGGATTCCAAATTTTATTAGAAGCAGGTTTACTACCTGGAGCGATGCGTCGTAACGAAAGCTTAAAGTTCATTTGTAAAAATGTTGAACTTCGTGTGGAAAACAACGAAACGATGTTCTCTGGTAGCTATAAGCAAGGAGAAACCATCCAAATTCCTGTCGCTCATGGTGAAGGAAACTATTATTGTGATGAAGAGACATTAACTAGATTAAAAGAAAACAAGCAGATCGTTTTCACATATACGAATAATCCTAACGGTAGCTTAGCGGATATCGCTGGAATTATGAACGAACAAGGAAATGTACTAGGAATGATGCCACACCCTGAAAGAGCTGTTGATGAGCTATTAGGTGGAGCAGACGGAGTAAAGTTATTCCAATCGATCGTTAAACAATGGAGGGACTCACATGTTGTTAAAGCTTGA
- the purS gene encoding phosphoribosylformylglycinamidine synthase subunit PurS, whose product MYKVKVFVTLRESVLDPQGTAVVHSLHSLNYQAVSDVRIGKYMELTVEKSDRDVEEVVKEVCEKILANTVIEDYRYEIEECVAQ is encoded by the coding sequence ATGTATAAAGTTAAAGTGTTTGTAACGTTAAGAGAGAGTGTATTAGATCCACAAGGAACTGCAGTTGTTCATTCACTACATTCGTTAAATTATCAGGCGGTATCAGATGTTCGTATCGGAAAATATATGGAATTAACAGTAGAAAAATCAGATCGTGATGTAGAAGAAGTAGTCAAAGAAGTATGTGAAAAAATCCTAGCTAACACAGTTATTGAAGACTATCGCTATGAGATTGAGGAGTGTGTTGCACAGTGA
- the purL gene encoding phosphoribosylformylglycinamidine synthase subunit PurL: MLLKLEPSPEQIKQEKIYSQMGLSDEEFQMVEDILGRTPNYTETGLFSVMWSEHCSYKNSKPVLRKFPTSGPRVLQGPGEGAGIVDIGDEQAVVFKIESHNHPSAIEPYQGAATGVGGIIRDVFSMGARPIALLNSLRFGELDASSRVQYLFKEVVAGIAGYGNCIGIPTVGGEIQFDACYEGNPLVNAMCVGLIDHKDIKKGQAHGVGNTVMYVGAKTGRDGIHGATFASEELTETSDENRPAVQVGDPFMEKLLLEACLELVKCDALVGIQDMGAAGLTSSSAEMASKAGSGIEMNLDLVPQREKGMTAYEMMLSESQERMLIVVEKGREQEIADIVGKYDLDAVAIGVVTDDKMLRLVHNGEVVANVPADALAEEAPVYHKPSLEPAYFREFQAMENTVPEVKDHNETLVNLLKQATIASKEWVYDQYDYMVRTSTVVAPGSDAAVVRIRGTRKALAMTTDCNSRYIYLDPETGGKIAVAEAARNIVASGGVPLAITDCLNFGNPEKPEIFWQIEKSVDGMSEACNVLSTPVIGGNVSLYNERSGTAVYPTPVVGMVGLIEDIDHITTQSFKDAGDLIYLIGETKPEFGGSELQKLTHNNIFGKAPELNLEVEEKAQKQVLSAIRAGVVASAHDVSEGGVAVALAESLMGSSELGAEVTLQGEATTALFSESQSRFVLTVKKENQAQFESLVDATYIGTVTDTSDLKITCGDELVVTQPVSTLEKAWKGAIPCLLS, encoded by the coding sequence ATGTTGTTAAAGCTTGAGCCAAGTCCGGAGCAAATTAAACAAGAGAAAATTTATTCACAAATGGGCTTGTCTGACGAAGAATTTCAAATGGTAGAAGACATTCTTGGACGCACGCCGAACTACACAGAAACAGGTTTGTTCTCTGTTATGTGGTCAGAGCATTGTAGCTACAAGAACTCAAAACCGGTTCTTCGTAAGTTCCCAACATCAGGTCCACGTGTTCTTCAAGGTCCTGGAGAAGGTGCTGGAATTGTGGATATCGGAGACGAGCAGGCAGTTGTTTTTAAAATCGAAAGTCATAACCACCCATCGGCAATCGAGCCTTACCAAGGAGCAGCGACAGGAGTAGGCGGAATCATCCGTGACGTATTCTCTATGGGTGCAAGACCAATCGCATTGTTAAATTCTCTACGTTTCGGTGAGTTAGACGCATCGAGCCGTGTTCAATATTTGTTTAAAGAAGTGGTTGCTGGAATCGCGGGTTACGGAAACTGTATCGGTATCCCAACGGTTGGTGGAGAAATTCAGTTTGATGCATGCTACGAAGGCAATCCACTTGTTAACGCCATGTGTGTCGGCTTAATTGACCATAAGGATATTAAAAAAGGTCAAGCGCACGGTGTTGGTAACACAGTAATGTACGTAGGAGCTAAAACTGGTCGTGATGGAATCCACGGTGCAACGTTCGCATCAGAAGAACTAACGGAGACATCAGATGAGAATCGTCCAGCAGTTCAAGTAGGAGATCCATTCATGGAGAAGCTTTTACTAGAAGCTTGCCTTGAATTGGTTAAATGTGATGCTCTTGTTGGAATTCAAGACATGGGAGCAGCGGGTCTTACTAGCTCATCAGCGGAGATGGCAAGTAAAGCAGGCTCAGGAATTGAGATGAATCTTGACCTTGTTCCACAGCGTGAAAAAGGAATGACCGCTTACGAAATGATGCTTTCTGAGTCTCAAGAGCGTATGCTAATCGTTGTTGAAAAGGGTCGTGAACAAGAAATTGCTGATATCGTTGGTAAGTACGATTTAGATGCAGTGGCTATCGGTGTAGTTACAGACGATAAAATGCTTCGTTTAGTTCATAACGGTGAGGTTGTTGCGAATGTTCCTGCTGATGCTCTTGCAGAAGAAGCACCAGTTTACCACAAGCCATCTTTAGAACCTGCGTACTTCCGTGAGTTCCAAGCGATGGAGAACACAGTGCCAGAAGTTAAAGATCATAACGAAACGTTAGTAAATCTTCTTAAGCAAGCGACGATTGCAAGCAAAGAGTGGGTTTACGATCAATACGATTATATGGTTCGTACAAGTACAGTGGTTGCGCCAGGAAGTGATGCAGCAGTGGTTCGTATTCGTGGAACTAGAAAAGCACTAGCGATGACAACGGACTGTAACTCTCGCTACATTTACTTGGATCCAGAAACAGGCGGAAAAATCGCAGTGGCTGAAGCGGCACGTAATATTGTTGCTTCTGGTGGGGTACCACTTGCGATCACGGACTGCTTAAACTTCGGAAATCCAGAGAAGCCAGAAATTTTCTGGCAGATTGAAAAATCGGTTGATGGTATGAGTGAAGCGTGTAACGTTTTAAGCACACCAGTAATTGGTGGGAACGTATCACTTTACAATGAAAGAAGTGGAACGGCTGTTTATCCAACACCGGTTGTTGGAATGGTTGGATTAATCGAGGACATCGATCATATTACTACGCAAAGCTTTAAAGATGCGGGAGATTTAATCTATCTAATCGGGGAAACAAAGCCTGAATTTGGTGGAAGTGAGCTTCAAAAGCTGACACACAACAATATCTTTGGTAAAGCGCCAGAGCTTAACCTTGAGGTAGAAGAGAAAGCTCAAAAGCAAGTTCTTTCAGCGATTCGTGCAGGAGTGGTAGCATCTGCTCATGACGTGTCTGAAGGTGGAGTAGCAGTAGCACTTGCTGAAAGCTTAATGGGTAGCTCAGAACTAGGAGCAGAAGTTACCCTTCAAGGCGAAGCAACAACGGCACTATTTAGTGAGTCACAATCTCGCTTCGTATTAACGGTGAAAAAAGAAAACCAAGCTCAATTTGAGAGTTTAGTAGATGCAACTTATATCGGTACAGTAACAGATACTTCTGATTTAAAAATAACTTGTGGTGATGAATTGGTCGTTACACAACCAGTTTCTACGCTAGAAAAGGCTTGGAAAGGGGCAATCCCATGCTTGCTGAGCTAA
- a CDS encoding APC family permease, whose protein sequence is MISSIKRLLIGRPLKSAQLGEQKLNKTKALAILSSDALSSVAYGPEQILIVLVSIGAIAFWYSIPIAIGVLLLLTALILSYRQIIYAYPQGGGAYVVSKTNLGVNPGLVAGGSLLVDYILTVAVSVSAGTDAITSAFPALHDYNVEIAIVFVIFLTLLNLRGVTESASILAYPVYLFVLALFILIGVGLFNVITGQVPPELHTPIGTPVAGISLFLLLKAFASGSSALTGVEAISNAIPNFKDPAPKNAARTLMLMGTLLAILLSGIVVLAYYYGITPKAEETVVSQIASQTFGRTFMYFFIQGTTALILILAANTGYSAFPLLAVNIANDKFIPRMFTLRGDRLGYSNGIMMLGFASILLIITFHGHTENLIPLYAVGVFIPFTLSQTGMMVKWIREKPSGWVSKLMINSAGALISFVVTMMFFITKFSQVWPVLVFIPVIVLVFHKIHKHYEAIADQLRVTTCEAALPIEGNVIIVPVAGITHVVENSINYAKSLSASQVIAVHVAFDREEEKRFEEKWKEWQPDVRLVTLHSHYRSMIHPLSKFVDTVEHKASESNYRVTVLIPQFIPKKGWHNMLHNQSSLLIRSFLLYRKNVVVSTLPYHLKH, encoded by the coding sequence ATGATCTCTTCTATAAAGAGATTACTTATAGGTAGACCTTTGAAGTCTGCCCAGTTAGGTGAACAAAAGTTAAATAAAACAAAAGCTTTAGCGATTTTATCATCGGATGCTTTATCATCCGTTGCCTATGGACCCGAGCAAATCCTGATCGTTCTCGTTTCTATAGGAGCCATCGCTTTTTGGTACTCTATTCCAATAGCGATTGGAGTACTTCTTCTTTTAACCGCTTTGATATTGTCTTACCGACAAATCATATATGCCTACCCTCAAGGGGGTGGAGCGTATGTGGTATCTAAGACCAATCTGGGTGTGAACCCAGGGTTAGTGGCCGGAGGATCCTTATTGGTGGACTATATATTAACAGTGGCTGTAAGTGTGTCAGCAGGTACCGATGCCATTACTTCAGCCTTCCCAGCCTTACATGACTATAATGTGGAGATTGCGATTGTATTTGTTATCTTTTTAACACTTCTAAACTTAAGAGGGGTAACAGAATCTGCCTCCATTCTTGCCTATCCGGTTTATTTATTTGTTCTAGCCTTATTTATCTTAATCGGAGTAGGTCTATTTAACGTGATCACAGGTCAGGTGCCTCCTGAACTGCATACACCCATTGGAACACCAGTAGCAGGAATTAGCTTATTCCTATTGCTTAAGGCCTTTGCGTCAGGGAGCTCTGCGTTAACAGGAGTCGAAGCGATATCAAATGCCATTCCAAACTTTAAAGATCCTGCTCCAAAAAATGCGGCAAGGACACTGATGCTAATGGGTACATTACTAGCGATTTTATTATCTGGAATTGTCGTTTTAGCTTATTATTACGGCATTACTCCAAAGGCAGAAGAAACCGTCGTCTCCCAAATTGCTAGTCAAACCTTTGGTCGAACCTTTATGTATTTCTTCATTCAAGGGACAACCGCGTTAATTTTAATACTAGCAGCAAATACAGGATACTCGGCGTTCCCATTATTAGCTGTAAACATAGCCAATGATAAGTTTATTCCTCGTATGTTTACACTTCGAGGCGATCGACTAGGCTATTCAAATGGAATTATGATGTTAGGTTTTGCTTCTATCTTGCTCATTATTACTTTTCATGGACATACAGAAAATTTAATCCCATTGTATGCCGTTGGTGTCTTTATCCCCTTTACCCTTTCCCAAACTGGAATGATGGTAAAATGGATTCGCGAAAAGCCCTCTGGTTGGGTATCAAAGCTCATGATTAACTCGGCTGGCGCTCTGATAAGTTTCGTGGTTACAATGATGTTTTTTATCACAAAGTTTAGCCAGGTATGGCCGGTTCTTGTTTTTATTCCTGTGATTGTATTGGTCTTTCACAAAATCCATAAGCACTATGAAGCAATTGCGGATCAGCTTCGTGTGACCACTTGCGAAGCAGCACTCCCCATCGAAGGGAACGTCATCATCGTACCTGTAGCTGGCATTACCCATGTTGTGGAGAACTCGATTAACTATGCTAAGTCACTATCAGCAAGCCAAGTCATTGCTGTGCATGTGGCCTTTGATCGGGAAGAGGAAAAACGCTTTGAGGAAAAATGGAAAGAGTGGCAGCCTGACGTACGATTGGTCACCTTACATTCTCATTATAGAAGCATGATTCATCCACTCTCCAAATTTGTCGACACCGTCGAACATAAAGCAAGTGAGTCCAATTACCGAGTAACCGTGTTAATCCCCCAGTTCATACCGAAAAAAGGCTGGCATAACATGCTTCATAATCAATCTAGCCTTTTGATCCGTTCCTTCTTGCTTTATAGAAAAAATGTAGTTGTTTCGACCTTACCGTATCATTTGAAGCATTAG
- the purE gene encoding 5-(carboxyamino)imidazole ribonucleotide mutase, whose translation MERICVGFLYYLARRGTVEAQIGIIMGSKSDWETMKLACSVLDDLNIPYEKKVVSAHRTPDLMFEYAETARDRGIKVIIAGAGGAAHLPGMVAAKTTLPVIGVPVQSRALNGLDSLLSIVQMPGGVPVATVAIGTAGATNAGLLAAQILGAFNEEIALKLQEKREATKQTVLESSDELV comes from the coding sequence ATGGAAAGAATCTGTGTGGGCTTTTTATATTATTTAGCTAGGAGGGGTACAGTGGAAGCACAAATTGGAATTATTATGGGAAGCAAATCTGATTGGGAAACTATGAAACTAGCGTGTTCCGTGCTAGACGATTTAAATATACCGTATGAGAAAAAGGTGGTATCTGCCCATCGAACACCTGACTTGATGTTTGAATATGCAGAAACGGCTCGTGATCGTGGAATAAAGGTCATTATTGCAGGAGCAGGCGGAGCAGCTCACCTTCCTGGAATGGTGGCAGCAAAAACGACTTTACCGGTTATCGGTGTTCCAGTTCAATCAAGGGCGTTGAACGGTTTAGACTCCCTACTATCGATTGTACAAATGCCAGGAGGGGTTCCGGTAGCAACGGTTGCCATTGGAACAGCTGGTGCGACGAATGCGGGATTGCTTGCCGCTCAAATATTAGGAGCATTTAACGAAGAGATTGCTTTAAAGCTTCAGGAGAAAAGAGAAGCAACCAAACAAACTGTTTTGGAAAGTAGTGATGAGCTTGTCTAA
- a CDS encoding NETI motif-containing protein → MTKPKKTIFEVEENETLSDCLERMAKEGYTPVKRTEKPVFQEVKEAGEVTYEPIARKIVFEARLIE, encoded by the coding sequence ATGACAAAACCAAAAAAAACCATTTTCGAAGTTGAGGAAAACGAAACATTAAGTGATTGTCTTGAACGTATGGCGAAAGAAGGGTATACTCCTGTAAAGCGGACAGAAAAGCCCGTTTTTCAAGAAGTAAAAGAGGCGGGAGAGGTTACTTATGAGCCGATCGCCAGGAAAATTGTATTCGAAGCGCGGTTAATAGAGTAA
- the purK gene encoding 5-(carboxyamino)imidazole ribonucleotide synthase, whose translation MSLSNPVILPGQTIGIIGGGQLGKMMALSAKAQGYRVAVLDPAEDSPCAQVSDMSIVAGYNDLEAIKELASVSDVITYEFENIDAEALKWLAEHAYVPQGTQLLEVTQNRITEKAAIEKAGVKVAPYAVIHSVQDIYDNIKRLGFPAVLKTATGGYDGKGQLVIKTEQDLLLAEKLLEHGSCVLEKWIPFEKEISVIVVRSASGQTEVFPIGENIHRDNILHETIVPARISGDAARKGLELAEKLASALQLVGTLAVEMFLTKEDDIYINELAPRPHNSGHYTIEACETSQFEQHVRAVCNLPLGRTTLLKPAVMVNILGEHQEAVLQAIPSVTDWKIHLYGKIEPKFKRKMGHITLLRENVEDALAEIEDSGIWSKIEELIGG comes from the coding sequence ATGAGCTTGTCTAATCCAGTGATTTTGCCAGGACAAACGATTGGGATTATCGGTGGTGGACAGTTAGGCAAAATGATGGCCTTATCGGCAAAAGCTCAAGGGTACCGAGTGGCTGTCCTTGATCCTGCGGAAGACTCTCCTTGTGCTCAAGTATCTGATATGAGCATCGTGGCAGGGTATAACGATCTTGAGGCAATCAAAGAACTTGCGAGTGTAAGTGATGTGATCACCTATGAGTTTGAAAATATTGATGCAGAAGCTTTAAAATGGCTGGCAGAGCATGCTTATGTACCACAAGGAACCCAATTGCTAGAGGTCACTCAAAACCGAATCACTGAAAAAGCAGCTATTGAAAAGGCTGGAGTGAAAGTGGCTCCTTATGCGGTCATCCATTCTGTACAAGACATTTATGATAATATAAAAAGGCTTGGATTTCCTGCTGTTTTAAAGACAGCTACTGGTGGATACGATGGCAAAGGTCAACTGGTCATCAAGACAGAACAGGATCTGCTATTGGCTGAGAAGTTACTAGAACATGGTTCGTGTGTGTTAGAGAAGTGGATTCCTTTTGAGAAGGAAATCTCAGTAATCGTTGTTCGCAGTGCAAGTGGGCAGACTGAAGTGTTCCCAATTGGAGAGAATATACATCGAGACAATATTTTACATGAGACCATTGTTCCGGCTCGAATAAGTGGAGATGCAGCTAGAAAGGGATTAGAGCTTGCTGAAAAGCTAGCCTCGGCCTTGCAGTTGGTCGGCACGCTAGCGGTTGAGATGTTTCTTACAAAAGAGGACGATATTTATATCAATGAATTGGCACCACGGCCTCATAATTCAGGTCATTACACGATTGAAGCTTGTGAAACGTCACAGTTTGAACAGCATGTGCGTGCGGTATGTAACTTGCCGTTAGGACGTACGACTCTTTTAAAACCAGCAGTCATGGTAAATATTTTAGGAGAGCATCAAGAAGCTGTGCTTCAAGCCATTCCATCCGTAACAGATTGGAAAATTCATCTTTATGGAAAGATCGAACCGAAGTTTAAGCGGAAAATGGGGCATATTACCTTGCTTCGAGAGAACGTAGAAGATGCGCTAGCAGAAATTGAAGACAGTGGGATTTGGAGTAAAATTGAAGAATTGATCGGAGGATAA
- the purC gene encoding phosphoribosylaminoimidazolesuccinocarboxamide synthase, whose amino-acid sequence MEKGSLLYEGKAKRVYKTDDEQIVWIEYKDSATAFNGEKKATIDGKGRLNNEITSLLFLKLQDAGIPSHFVKRLSETEQLVQKVDIVPLEVVVRNVAAGSFSKRLGVEEGKELSKPLVEFYLKDDALGDPLITDDHVEELKLATPEEVAQLKEKALTVNATLSSFFKELGIRLIDFKLEFGKNAAGELLLADEISPDTCRLWDAVTNEKFDKDVFRRDLGSLTDAYETILEKLGGPQHV is encoded by the coding sequence ATGGAAAAAGGTTCCTTATTATACGAAGGCAAGGCGAAACGGGTGTACAAAACGGATGATGAACAAATTGTTTGGATTGAGTACAAAGATTCAGCTACTGCTTTTAATGGTGAAAAAAAGGCAACAATCGATGGGAAGGGTCGCTTGAATAACGAGATTACTAGTTTGTTATTTTTAAAGCTTCAAGACGCAGGTATTCCTTCTCACTTTGTAAAGCGCCTTTCTGAGACTGAGCAGCTTGTTCAAAAGGTGGACATTGTTCCTCTTGAAGTAGTCGTTCGTAATGTGGCAGCTGGAAGCTTTTCAAAACGCCTTGGAGTAGAAGAAGGCAAGGAGCTGTCAAAGCCTTTAGTGGAGTTTTATTTAAAGGATGATGCATTAGGTGATCCGCTTATCACAGATGATCATGTAGAAGAATTAAAGCTTGCCACTCCTGAAGAGGTAGCGCAATTAAAGGAAAAAGCACTGACTGTAAATGCGACTTTATCAAGCTTTTTCAAAGAGCTAGGAATTCGCTTAATCGATTTCAAACTAGAATTCGGGAAGAATGCTGCAGGAGAATTATTACTTGCTGATGAAATCTCGCCTGACACATGCCGCCTTTGGGATGCAGTCACAAATGAAAAGTTTGATAAGGATGTATTTCGCCGCGATTTAGGAAGTTTAACGGATGCATATGAAACAATTCTTGAAAAATTAGGAGGACCACAACATGTATAA
- the purB gene encoding adenylosuccinate lyase encodes MIDRYTRPEMGAIWTEENRFKAWLEVEILACEAWVELGEIPKEDVEKIRQNASFNIDRINEIEQETRHDVVAFTRAVSETLGEERKWVHYGLTSTDVVDTALSYMLKQANDILLKDLENFVEILKNKAQEHKHTVMMGRTHGVHAEPTTFGLKLALWYEEMKRNLDRFKQAAEGIEYGKISGAVGTYANIDPFVEKYVCEKLGIKPAPISTQTLQRDRHAHYMSTIALIATSIEKFATEVRGLQKSETREVEEFFAKGQKGSSAMPHKRNPIGSENMTGLARVIRGYMMTAYENVSLWHERDISHSSAERVILPDATIALNYMLNRFGNIVKNLTVFPENMKRNMDRTLGLIYSQRVLLALIDKGLTREQAYDTVQPRAMEAWEKQVHFRSLIESDELITSKLSPAEIDDCFDYNYHIKYVDTIFERLGL; translated from the coding sequence ATGATTGATCGTTACACACGCCCGGAAATGGGAGCTATTTGGACAGAGGAAAATCGCTTTAAGGCTTGGCTAGAAGTAGAAATCCTTGCATGTGAAGCATGGGTAGAGCTTGGTGAAATTCCGAAAGAGGACGTTGAAAAAATCCGTCAAAATGCTTCTTTCAATATTGACCGTATTAATGAAATTGAACAAGAAACACGTCATGATGTAGTCGCTTTTACTAGAGCTGTTTCTGAAACACTTGGAGAAGAGCGTAAATGGGTACATTACGGCCTAACTTCAACAGATGTGGTGGATACGGCACTGTCTTATATGCTTAAGCAAGCGAATGATATCCTTTTAAAAGACCTAGAGAACTTTGTTGAGATCTTAAAAAATAAAGCTCAAGAACATAAGCATACGGTTATGATGGGTCGTACACACGGAGTACACGCAGAACCTACGACATTTGGTTTAAAGCTTGCTCTATGGTACGAGGAAATGAAACGTAACTTAGATCGCTTTAAGCAGGCAGCTGAAGGCATCGAATACGGTAAAATTTCTGGTGCAGTTGGAACCTATGCAAACATTGATCCGTTCGTTGAGAAATATGTTTGTGAAAAGCTTGGAATCAAGCCAGCTCCAATCTCTACTCAAACCTTGCAACGTGACCGTCATGCACACTATATGAGCACGATTGCTCTAATTGCTACTTCAATTGAAAAATTTGCAACTGAAGTTCGTGGATTACAAAAGAGTGAAACACGTGAAGTGGAAGAATTTTTCGCAAAAGGTCAAAAAGGATCTTCTGCTATGCCACATAAGAGAAACCCAATTGGGTCTGAAAATATGACTGGACTTGCTCGTGTGATTCGTGGATACATGATGACTGCATACGAAAATGTTTCGCTTTGGCATGAAAGAGATATTTCCCACTCTTCTGCTGAAAGAGTCATTCTTCCAGATGCAACGATCGCACTCAACTATATGTTGAACCGTTTTGGAAACATTGTGAAAAACTTAACGGTCTTCCCTGAGAATATGAAGAGAAACATGGATCGTACACTTGGCTTGATTTACTCACAACGTGTTCTTCTTGCGCTAATCGACAAAGGATTAACTCGTGAGCAAGCATACGATACGGTTCAACCTAGAGCAATGGAAGCTTGGGAAAAGCAAGTTCATTTCCGCTCACTTATCGAAAGTGACGAACTGATTACTAGCAAGTTAAGCCCAGCTGAAATCGATGATTGCTTCGACTACAACTACCATATTAAGTACGTAGATACCATTTTTGAAAGATTAGGTTTATAA